CCGAGGCCGGGGAGCCGGCCCCGGGAGTGCCATGCGGAGGGCTCATGGAGATTCGAATCGAGGGGGTGACCAAAGATTTTTTTTCCGAGGGCAAGAGGATCCGTGCCCTGGATAACGTCCACCTCAACATCCCCGCCAACCGGATATTTACCCTTCTCGGCCCAAGCGGGTGCGGTAAAACGACTCTGCTCAGGTGCATCGTCGGGCTGGAAACACCCGACGTCGGCGAGATCGCCATCGGCGACGAGGTGGTGTGGTCACGGGAAAAGGGCATCCTCGTGCCGCCGGAGGAGCGGGGGCTCGGCATGGTGTTCCAGACCTATGCCATCTGGCCCCACATGAACGTGTTCGACAATGTGGCCTATCCCCTCCAGAACCGGAAGGTGCCGAAAAAGGAGATCAGGGACAGGGTCGCGAAGGTCCTTCAGTTCGTACAGCTCGACGGGTTCGAGAACCGGCCAGCCACGAAACTCAGCGGTGGGCAGCAGCAGCGGGTCGCCCTGGCCCGGGCGCTGGTCGCCGAGCCCAAGGTCATCCTTTTCGACGAACCGCTCAGCAACCTCGACGCCAAGCTGCGCGAAGAGACCCGCAAGGAATTGAGGACCTTTCTGACCGGGTTGGATATCACAGCGGTTTACGTCACCCACGACCGCATCGAGGCCCTGGCCCTCTCTGACCAGATCGCCGTCATGAGGGCGGGGAGCATCGTGGAGATCGGTGACCCACGGAAGATCTACTTCAACTCGGACCATCGGTTCGTGGCGGATTTCATCGGCAGGGCAAACCTCATTGCGGGGACCGTTTCGGCCCGGGAGGACGGTCACGCGGTCATTGAGACCGTCATCGGCCCCATTGTCGGCCTCAACAGCCAGGGGATCGCGCCCGGAATGGAGGCGGTCCTGTGCGTCCGCCCCGAATTCATGTCCCTTGCGTCCACCAACGACAGCGGCGCCAGAAACGTCTTCAAGGGCAAGGTCGAGACCCTGCTTTTCGTGGGGGAGGCTTATGAAGGTGACATCAGGATCGGCGACACGCTGCTGACAACGACCATACCGCCGACCGTGGATATCGTGGCGGGAGATGACCTTTATATCTCTTTCGACCCTGACCACTGCTTCCTGCTGCCATCTGAAAACCGGCCTGGCTGACATGACATGCCGGTTTTAGATATGAGATTTGAGATATGAGATCCAGAAAGCTCACCCTCACCCCTTTCCTCATCGTCATCGTCGGCCTCCTGACGGTGTGCCCTGTCCTGATGCTTGTCCTCGGGAGCTTTTCAAGGGGGTTCGGGGCCTTCGGGCAATTCACCCTGGAAAAGTATGCCGCTGCCTATACCGATCCGGCATTCGCCGACATCCTCGTCAACACCCTCATCTTCACAGTGGGGTCGGCGATGGTGGCCACGGCTCTGGCCCTCTTTCTCGCTTACATGAACACCCGGACCGACATCCCCTTCAAGTTCCTGTTCGGGGTCATCTCCATCATCCCAATGATGGTCCCTCACATCCTCTTCGCGGTGAGCTGGCTTTTGCTGCTCAATC
This window of the bacterium genome carries:
- a CDS encoding ABC transporter ATP-binding protein: MEIRIEGVTKDFFSEGKRIRALDNVHLNIPANRIFTLLGPSGCGKTTLLRCIVGLETPDVGEIAIGDEVVWSREKGILVPPEERGLGMVFQTYAIWPHMNVFDNVAYPLQNRKVPKKEIRDRVAKVLQFVQLDGFENRPATKLSGGQQQRVALARALVAEPKVILFDEPLSNLDAKLREETRKELRTFLTGLDITAVYVTHDRIEALALSDQIAVMRAGSIVEIGDPRKIYFNSDHRFVADFIGRANLIAGTVSAREDGHAVIETVIGPIVGLNSQGIAPGMEAVLCVRPEFMSLASTNDSGARNVFKGKVETLLFVGEAYEGDIRIGDTLLTTTIPPTVDIVAGDDLYISFDPDHCFLLPSENRPG